A section of the Babylonia areolata isolate BAREFJ2019XMU chromosome 1, ASM4173473v1, whole genome shotgun sequence genome encodes:
- the LOC143294694 gene encoding beta-1,3-galactosyltransferase 9-like → MVSEAAAFNDIVVGDFLDSYGNLSLKMAMVLQWADLHCARAKYLLKVDEDTFVNVPLLLDVLSLVSQNNSHFVLGHLKASRRPSVARKGRWEVSTDAYPLPYWPQYVYGQSYVMSGDAIRSLRHVSQYMPLITNEDAYITGVLAKSAGVYRLHSLQFSHPPKSQPRCRLVNDTDISQTGFKHVSSIYLVWNHFLIGNCS, encoded by the coding sequence ATGGTTTCCGAGGCAGCAGCTTTCAATGACATTGTAGTGGGTGATTTCCTGGACAGTTATGGAAACCTTAGTTTGAAAATGGCCATGGTGCTGCAGTGGGCGGACCTGCACTGTGCCAGAGCCAAGTATCTGCTCAAAGTAGATGAAGACACTTTCGTCAACGTGCCACTTCTTCTGGATGTGTTGAGTTTGGTGTCCCAAAATAATTCTCACTTTGTGCTCGGCCACCTGAAAGCAAGCAGAAGGCCATCAGTCGCGCGCAAGGGCCGCTGGGAAGTGAGCACTGATGCGTATCCTCTCCCGTACTGGCCCCAGTACGTGTACGGACAGTCTTACGTCATGTCCGGTGACGCCATCAGATCTTTACGTCATGTTTCACAATATATGCCACTCATCACCAACGAGGATGCATACATCACGGGTGTGTTGGCCAAGAGTGCTGGCGTCTATCGGCTTCACAGTTTGCAGTTTTCACATCCACCCAAGTCCCAGCCCAGATGTCGTCTTGTGAATGATACCGACATTTCCCAGACAGGCTTCAAACAtgtatcttctatctatctagtATGGAATCACTTTCTCATTGGTAACTGCTCTTGA